In Leptodesmis sichuanensis A121, the following are encoded in one genomic region:
- the polA gene encoding DNA polymerase I — MADTSSTPKPVFILVDGHSLAFRSYFAFAKGRDGGLRTKTGIPTSVSYGFLKALLEVMESEKPQYVAIAFDVGEKTFRHDHDASYKEGRPEAPEDFLPDLMNLQELLAALNLPVFTVPGYEADDIIGTLAKRARESGFRVKVLSGDRDLFQLVDPEGSTTVLYLSTTYGKGASPPKEFGAQQVKEKLGIAPSQVVDFKALCGDSSDNIPGVRGIGEKTAVQLLTEYGSLDQIYASLDSMKGALKKKLEEGRDDALRSQYLAQIHLDVPLDVPLESCKLQGFDDAAALPLLEKLEFRSFLNKIQNLHRRFSGLEAEPEDAEQTQATATAIVQTQANQRGDDDVWFFSAEDTEAASPAQAIVLHPRIIDTPEKLQELVALLKQRHQPDTLTSWDTETTALEPRDAELVGIGCCWGDGLSDMAYIPLGHYSGQNLDKALALEALRPILENSAYPKALQNAKFDRLALRQHGIHLAGVVFDTMLASYVLNPEESHNLSDLTRHYLGIFTQSYTQLVPKGKTIADVSIPAVADYCGMDAYTVFRLVPLLRAQLAEVPALARLLLEIEQPLEPVLAEMEWQGVRIDQDYLREFSKQLERDLAEIEKRAYEAAGQTFSLGSPKQLSDLLFNTLGLDRRKSRKIKTGYSTDAATLEKLQDDHPVVAAIVEYRTLTKLKSTYVDALPALVRPDTGRVHTDFNQAVTATGRLSSSDPNLQNIPIRTAFSRQIRKAFIPEPGWRMVSADYSQIELRILAHLSQEPVLLETYQKREDVHTLTAQLLFEKEEITPEERRLGKVINFGVIYGMGAQRFAREAGVDRKLAQTFIDRFNERYSNVFKYLQRMQQEAIAKGYVETILGRRRYFNFSSDNLRKLRGLAPEEIQLDKIKLRDQYDAQLLRAAANAPIQGSSADIIKIAMVRLHELLKDHQAHLLLQVHDELIFEMIPAEWETLQTKIQSIMESAVQLSVPLAVEIRAGDNWMEAK, encoded by the coding sequence TTGGCTGATACTTCTTCTACACCCAAACCCGTCTTTATTCTGGTGGATGGTCACTCTCTGGCTTTCCGCTCCTATTTTGCGTTTGCCAAAGGGCGAGACGGCGGCCTGAGAACCAAAACGGGCATTCCTACCAGCGTTTCCTATGGCTTCCTGAAAGCCTTACTGGAGGTGATGGAGTCAGAAAAGCCGCAGTATGTGGCGATCGCCTTTGATGTTGGGGAGAAAACCTTTCGGCATGACCACGACGCCAGTTACAAGGAAGGCAGGCCAGAAGCTCCTGAAGACTTTTTACCCGACCTGATGAATTTACAGGAACTGCTGGCCGCGCTCAATTTGCCCGTCTTCACCGTTCCCGGATATGAAGCGGATGACATTATTGGAACCTTGGCCAAGCGAGCCAGGGAATCGGGCTTCCGGGTGAAGGTGTTAAGTGGCGATCGGGATCTGTTTCAACTGGTGGATCCAGAGGGTAGCACAACCGTTCTGTATCTGAGTACCACCTACGGCAAAGGCGCATCCCCGCCCAAGGAATTCGGTGCTCAGCAGGTTAAGGAAAAGCTGGGAATCGCGCCCTCTCAGGTAGTGGACTTTAAAGCCTTGTGTGGCGACTCCTCCGACAATATTCCCGGTGTGCGGGGGATTGGGGAAAAAACAGCGGTGCAATTGCTGACGGAATATGGATCGTTAGACCAGATCTATGCCTCGCTGGACTCGATGAAAGGCGCATTGAAGAAAAAGTTGGAAGAGGGCCGTGACGATGCCCTGCGATCGCAGTACCTGGCGCAAATTCATCTAGATGTGCCGCTGGATGTGCCGCTGGAATCCTGTAAGCTGCAGGGCTTTGATGATGCCGCCGCCCTGCCATTGCTGGAAAAGCTGGAGTTTCGCTCCTTTCTCAACAAGATTCAAAACTTGCATCGGCGGTTCAGTGGTCTGGAAGCAGAACCCGAGGATGCCGAGCAGACTCAAGCAACCGCGACGGCGATCGTGCAAACGCAAGCCAACCAGCGAGGCGATGATGATGTCTGGTTTTTCAGTGCCGAAGATACAGAAGCCGCCAGTCCAGCCCAGGCGATCGTCCTTCATCCTCGCATCATCGACACGCCGGAGAAATTACAGGAGTTGGTCGCTCTGCTGAAACAGCGGCATCAACCGGATACCCTGACCAGTTGGGATACGGAAACAACTGCTCTGGAACCCAGAGATGCCGAATTAGTGGGAATTGGATGCTGTTGGGGCGATGGTCTGTCTGATATGGCCTATATTCCACTGGGACATTACAGTGGTCAAAACCTGGATAAAGCCCTGGCACTGGAGGCTCTGCGTCCGATTCTGGAAAATTCCGCCTATCCGAAAGCGCTGCAGAACGCCAAGTTCGATCGCCTTGCCCTGCGACAACACGGCATCCACTTGGCGGGCGTTGTATTTGACACGATGCTGGCCAGCTATGTGCTGAATCCAGAGGAGAGCCATAATCTGTCTGACTTAACCCGTCACTACCTGGGAATCTTCACTCAGAGCTACACTCAATTAGTCCCCAAAGGCAAAACTATTGCGGATGTGTCCATTCCAGCCGTAGCAGATTATTGCGGCATGGATGCCTATACGGTGTTTCGCCTGGTGCCCTTACTGCGTGCCCAATTGGCAGAAGTTCCCGCCCTCGCTCGCTTGTTGCTGGAAATTGAGCAACCCCTGGAACCCGTACTGGCCGAGATGGAATGGCAGGGGGTGCGGATCGACCAGGACTACTTGCGGGAATTTTCCAAACAACTGGAACGGGATCTGGCCGAAATTGAGAAGCGAGCCTACGAAGCAGCGGGACAAACCTTCAGCCTGGGATCGCCCAAACAGTTGAGCGACTTACTGTTTAATACCCTGGGATTGGACAGACGCAAATCTCGCAAGATTAAAACAGGTTACTCCACTGATGCTGCAACGCTGGAGAAGCTGCAAGATGATCATCCGGTGGTGGCAGCGATCGTCGAATATCGCACCCTGACGAAACTAAAATCCACCTACGTCGATGCCCTGCCCGCTCTGGTAAGACCGGACACAGGACGGGTTCACACGGATTTCAACCAGGCCGTTACGGCGACGGGACGGCTATCGTCCTCCGATCCCAATCTACAAAATATCCCCATTCGCACGGCTTTCAGTCGCCAGATTCGTAAAGCCTTCATTCCCGAACCGGGTTGGCGGATGGTATCGGCAGACTACTCCCAGATTGAACTGCGGATTCTCGCCCACCTGAGCCAGGAACCCGTACTGCTGGAAACGTATCAGAAGCGAGAAGATGTGCATACCCTGACCGCCCAATTACTGTTTGAAAAAGAAGAGATTACGCCGGAAGAACGCCGCTTAGGAAAGGTGATTAACTTTGGGGTGATCTATGGCATGGGTGCTCAGCGGTTTGCCAGAGAAGCCGGAGTCGATCGCAAACTGGCCCAAACCTTTATTGATCGCTTTAACGAACGTTACTCGAATGTATTTAAGTATCTGCAACGAATGCAACAGGAAGCGATCGCCAAAGGCTATGTAGAAACTATTCTCGGTCGCCGTCGCTACTTTAACTTCAGTAGTGATAATTTGCGGAAATTGCGTGGATTGGCTCCTGAAGAAATTCAATTAGATAAAATCAAACTTCGGGATCAGTACGACGCACAACTTTTACGCGCTGCCGCAAATGCTCCAATTCAAGGTTCCAGTGCTGACATCATTAAAATTGCTATGGTGAGGCTACATGAGTTACTTAAAGATCATCAAGCCCATTTGCTGTTGCAAGTCCATGATGAACTTATTTTTGAAATGATTCCCGCAGAATGGGAGACTTTACAAACCAAGATTCAATCGATTATGGAATCGGCTGTACAGCTTTCAGTCCCTCTAGCGGTTGAAATTCGTGCAGGCGATAACTGGATGGAGGCAAAATAG
- the bioB gene encoding biotin synthase BioB has product MPTASSNSTASTSTTSATASTSTTSAAAISQIYHQPLPDLLFEAQRIHREHHNPYAVQLCTLCNIKTGACPEDCAYCSQSVHNDTNLKPEPLLDLDEVVAQAQAAKANGSTRFCMGAAWREVKDGPQFDRVLDMVRQVAALDMEVCCTLGMLNADQAQRLKAAGLTAYNHNLDTSPNYYGQIITTRTYRDRLETIRTVSAAGISVCCGGILGMGEALQDRLDLLAALAELDPAPESIPINCLVPVPGTPLQDVPPLDPIDLVRMIATTRILFPQAMVRLSAGRLTMSDELQALCFLAGANSIFTGPKLLTTPNPDSNQDQQLLTRLGMVAKAL; this is encoded by the coding sequence ATGCCCACTGCCTCATCCAATTCTACTGCCTCCACCTCAACCACCTCTGCTACTGCCTCCACCTCAACCACCTCTGCTGCTGCCATTTCCCAGATCTACCACCAACCCCTTCCTGACCTGCTGTTTGAAGCCCAGCGGATTCACCGGGAACACCACAATCCCTATGCAGTGCAACTGTGTACGCTCTGCAATATCAAGACGGGAGCCTGCCCAGAGGATTGTGCGTACTGCTCTCAAAGTGTGCATAACGACACGAATCTCAAGCCCGAACCATTGCTGGATCTGGATGAGGTGGTGGCCCAGGCCCAGGCGGCAAAAGCCAATGGATCGACTCGTTTCTGTATGGGGGCGGCATGGCGAGAAGTCAAGGATGGCCCACAGTTCGATCGCGTTTTAGACATGGTACGCCAGGTGGCCGCATTAGATATGGAAGTCTGCTGCACCCTGGGAATGCTGAATGCGGATCAGGCGCAACGGTTGAAAGCGGCAGGATTGACGGCGTATAACCACAATCTGGATACGTCCCCGAATTACTACGGGCAGATTATTACGACTCGAACCTATCGCGATCGCCTGGAAACCATCCGAACGGTCAGTGCGGCGGGCATCTCGGTTTGCTGTGGCGGTATTCTGGGCATGGGTGAAGCATTGCAGGATCGGTTGGATCTGTTGGCGGCATTAGCGGAGTTAGATCCAGCACCGGAATCAATTCCGATTAACTGCCTGGTTCCGGTTCCGGGTACGCCATTACAAGATGTTCCTCCCCTTGATCCGATCGACCTGGTACGGATGATTGCCACGACTCGTATCCTGTTTCCCCAGGCGATGGTGCGTCTGTCTGCTGGTCGCTTGACGATGAGTGATGAATTGCAAGCCCTGTGTTTTTTGGCAGGAGCCAACTCCATTTTTACTGGCCCGAAATTGCTGACAACCCCGAATCCCGATAGTAATCAGGATCAGCAGTTGTTAACCCGGTTAGGGATGGTGGCGAAGGCACTTTAA
- a CDS encoding cytochrome b/b6 domain-containing protein, which produces MSSATPSQSPSRLRSLQSLPAKIFHWVNVVSLTIMLMSGLQIYNANPVFGGREGWHFPPFLLLGGWLAGGRHWHFAAMGIFSLNLLWYGLYILATRRWRHRFVGSNDLRALQIGKNPKRKIYAWHRIVYTAIIPILLLAIFTGIGMYKPAQFPWIVDCFGDWFALRVVHFATVPMVFLFAIVHSLLALKAGGERLVNSMFWDEML; this is translated from the coding sequence ATGAGTTCAGCAACACCGTCCCAATCTCCGTCCAGACTACGATCGCTGCAATCCCTACCCGCTAAAATCTTTCATTGGGTCAATGTCGTCAGTCTCACAATTATGCTGATGAGTGGACTGCAAATTTACAATGCCAATCCCGTCTTTGGGGGACGCGAAGGCTGGCACTTTCCGCCCTTTTTGCTCTTAGGGGGATGGTTGGCCGGAGGGCGGCACTGGCATTTTGCCGCAATGGGCATCTTCTCCCTGAATCTGCTCTGGTACGGCCTTTATATTCTGGCTACCCGTCGCTGGCGACATCGCTTTGTCGGCAGTAATGACCTGAGAGCCTTGCAAATCGGCAAGAATCCCAAGCGCAAGATTTACGCATGGCACCGGATTGTTTACACCGCTATCATCCCGATCCTGTTGCTGGCCATCTTTACAGGTATCGGTATGTACAAACCGGCCCAATTTCCCTGGATTGTAGACTGCTTCGGCGACTGGTTTGCTCTGCGAGTCGTCCACTTTGCCACCGTCCCGATGGTGTTCCTGTTTGCGATCGTCCATTCCCTCCTGGCCCTGAAAGCTGGTGGCGAACGGCTGGTGAATTCAATGTTCTGGGATGAAATGCTGTGA
- a CDS encoding WecB/TagA/CpsF family glycosyltransferase produces MAVREQAPADGLNQFSVLGVPVHLAENYSSWLLSRAEQKQGCHVVTLNAEMTMQAEQDPRLAQVIHQAELVIPDGAGIVFYLKLYGKHIERRPGIELAESLLQAFGQSPALGSVFFFGGAPGIAEQAAAIWKARSPQLTIAGIQHGYLTPDDQPQFEQKLKDLQPALILVGLGVPRQEFWIAEHRHLCPQAIWIGVGGSFDIWAGTKVRAPEFFRKNHLEWLYRLYQEPWRWRRMLALPRFAIKSVLYRLRV; encoded by the coding sequence ATGGCAGTACGGGAGCAGGCTCCAGCGGATGGATTAAACCAGTTTTCCGTGTTGGGGGTTCCGGTGCATCTGGCTGAGAACTATTCCAGTTGGTTGTTGTCCCGCGCTGAGCAAAAACAGGGCTGTCACGTCGTTACCTTGAATGCGGAAATGACGATGCAGGCGGAACAGGATCCGCGCCTTGCTCAGGTGATTCATCAGGCAGAACTGGTAATTCCTGACGGTGCTGGAATTGTGTTTTACCTCAAGCTCTACGGCAAACACATTGAACGACGACCAGGAATTGAGTTGGCTGAATCCCTCCTGCAAGCCTTTGGTCAGTCTCCTGCTCTGGGGTCGGTGTTTTTCTTTGGGGGAGCACCAGGAATCGCGGAACAGGCGGCGGCTATCTGGAAAGCGCGATCGCCCCAACTGACGATCGCAGGTATCCAACATGGCTATCTCACTCCTGATGACCAACCCCAGTTTGAGCAAAAGCTTAAGGATCTGCAGCCCGCCCTCATCCTGGTCGGATTGGGGGTACCCCGCCAGGAATTCTGGATTGCCGAGCATCGCCACCTTTGCCCACAAGCGATCTGGATTGGGGTTGGGGGCAGTTTTGATATCTGGGCTGGTACCAAAGTTCGTGCCCCAGAGTTTTTTCGTAAGAACCATTTGGAATGGTTGTATCGCCTCTACCAGGAACCCTGGCGTTGGCGACGGATGCTGGCTTTACCCAGGTTTGCGATCAAATCGGTTCTCTATCGGTTACGGGTTTAA
- the infB gene encoding translation initiation factor IF-2: MNSGKVRIYELSRELNLDNKDLLAICEQLNISVKSHSSTITDSEAERIRAAAEKYTASPSTKPVPPRQGSHQAHGDSKGRVTAPVQKKQQIVAIKSVPRQPAEPPTPPNSYTDSQASVKPAVQLPQPKPTAPVRPPARPVVEAEKVEPTEPAVAAPPEVPVVAPAAPVSQESPVRSEPLETEPAIAAPAPVEVENPPELNTPPQRVAAVAPSKPNLSNRPILKRSRGEQAGQETITTGSSGGDGRSGSRSSAPTSPKPPVKPAVPPAKPASGTKQPGSKPGDKPVPARPQQTIVELRRPKPVRPDTAEVAATDVKGSELEPLTVELRTRPRQKPTPVSGGEAVKEDQLLQPRPTLPRTTKKGKDWDEEEEAREFASKAAKVGTKGKRRTQPDLEDEDVDLDVLLGEEEDEDTDAPVQVSLSLVRPAKPKATRQGPTKTPTATPAPQRTKRSTSRDRRDRREQEVKLEKPEKITLTGSLTVQELAAMMAIPDTEIIRTLFMKGIMATVTQTLDIETATMVAQELGVEVETGEKESQARKLTEMLDVADLENLQRRPPVVTIMGHVDHGKTSLLDSIRKTKVAQGEAGGITQHIGAYHVDVEHNGEMQQVVFLDTPGHEAFTAMRARGARVTDIAILVVAADDGVQPQTIEAISHAKAAGVPIVVAINKIDKEGAQPDRVKQELTEFGLVPEEWGGDTIMVPVSAMTGENLDTLLEMILLVSEVEELSANPDRPARGTVIEAHLDKAKGPVATLLVQNGTLHVGDVLVAGSVFGKVRAMVDDQSQRVKEAGPSFAVEVLGLADVPAAGDEFAVFEDEKEARSVSSTRTDEQRQSRLLAAMSSRRVSLNTLSARAQEGELKELNLVLKADVQGSVEAILGAFKQLPQNEVQVRVLYAAPGEITETDVDLAAASSAVIIGFNTTLAPGARQAADRLGVDVRDYNIIYKLLDDIQAAMEGLLEPELVEEPLGQVEVRAVFPVGRGQVAGCYILSGKVIRNCKIRVRRGGEVVYEGNLDSLKRMKEDAREVNAGYECGIGIDDFNSWEIGDIIEAYRMISKRRTLSK; the protein is encoded by the coding sequence CCAGTTCCCCCTCGTCAAGGAAGCCACCAGGCCCATGGTGACTCTAAAGGAAGGGTGACGGCTCCTGTTCAGAAAAAGCAACAGATTGTGGCGATTAAATCCGTGCCCCGTCAACCTGCGGAGCCACCAACACCACCCAACAGTTACACCGATTCTCAAGCCAGTGTTAAACCTGCCGTTCAGCTACCTCAACCCAAGCCCACGGCTCCAGTTCGCCCTCCTGCGCGACCCGTGGTAGAGGCAGAAAAAGTTGAACCCACTGAACCTGCGGTGGCAGCACCGCCAGAGGTTCCAGTTGTAGCTCCGGCTGCTCCCGTTTCTCAAGAATCTCCGGTCAGGAGTGAACCATTAGAAACAGAACCTGCGATCGCAGCTCCGGCTCCGGTGGAAGTAGAGAATCCACCAGAGTTAAATACTCCCCCTCAACGGGTAGCAGCAGTGGCCCCCAGCAAACCTAATCTCTCAAATCGCCCAATCTTGAAGCGATCCAGAGGTGAGCAGGCAGGGCAAGAAACTATCACTACAGGATCTTCGGGAGGCGACGGCAGATCGGGTTCCAGAAGCAGTGCTCCGACATCGCCTAAACCTCCGGTCAAGCCTGCTGTTCCTCCGGCAAAACCAGCATCTGGTACAAAGCAACCTGGTAGTAAACCAGGCGATAAACCTGTTCCTGCGCGTCCCCAACAAACTATTGTAGAACTGCGCCGTCCTAAACCTGTTCGTCCCGACACAGCAGAGGTTGCGGCAACAGACGTGAAGGGATCAGAGCTAGAGCCGTTGACTGTCGAATTAAGGACGCGTCCTAGACAAAAGCCAACTCCGGTTTCGGGTGGGGAAGCTGTTAAGGAAGACCAATTATTGCAGCCCAGACCCACCCTGCCCCGCACCACCAAAAAGGGTAAGGATTGGGATGAGGAGGAAGAAGCCCGCGAGTTCGCCAGCAAAGCCGCCAAGGTCGGTACAAAGGGTAAACGCCGTACTCAACCCGATCTGGAGGATGAGGATGTCGATCTGGATGTGCTGCTAGGTGAGGAAGAAGACGAGGATACCGATGCTCCGGTTCAAGTGAGCCTGTCTCTGGTTCGTCCTGCGAAACCCAAAGCAACTCGCCAAGGGCCAACGAAGACTCCTACGGCAACTCCTGCCCCTCAACGGACAAAACGTTCTACCAGCCGCGATCGCCGCGATCGCCGGGAACAGGAAGTTAAGCTTGAGAAGCCTGAAAAGATTACCCTCACAGGCAGTTTGACCGTCCAAGAACTGGCGGCTATGATGGCGATTCCTGACACGGAGATCATCAGAACTCTGTTTATGAAGGGGATCATGGCTACCGTCACCCAAACCCTGGATATTGAGACCGCAACCATGGTGGCTCAAGAGCTAGGGGTGGAAGTGGAAACGGGCGAGAAAGAATCTCAGGCCCGTAAGCTGACTGAAATGCTGGATGTGGCTGACCTGGAAAACCTGCAGCGCCGTCCGCCTGTAGTCACCATCATGGGTCACGTTGACCACGGTAAAACCTCCTTACTCGACTCCATCCGTAAGACCAAAGTGGCTCAAGGTGAAGCGGGAGGGATTACTCAGCACATTGGGGCTTACCACGTTGATGTGGAGCACAATGGCGAAATGCAACAGGTTGTTTTCCTGGATACTCCCGGTCACGAAGCTTTTACAGCAATGCGGGCACGCGGGGCACGAGTTACAGACATTGCCATTCTGGTGGTGGCAGCCGATGACGGGGTACAACCTCAAACCATAGAAGCGATCAGTCATGCGAAGGCGGCAGGAGTGCCGATCGTAGTTGCCATTAACAAGATTGACAAGGAAGGTGCTCAACCCGATCGCGTCAAGCAAGAACTCACTGAGTTTGGCCTTGTGCCTGAAGAGTGGGGCGGCGACACGATTATGGTTCCCGTCAGCGCGATGACTGGCGAAAACCTGGATACCTTGCTGGAAATGATCCTGCTGGTATCCGAAGTGGAGGAACTGTCGGCCAATCCCGATCGCCCAGCCCGAGGCACAGTGATTGAAGCCCATCTGGACAAGGCGAAAGGCCCGGTGGCGACCCTGTTGGTGCAAAACGGCACCTTACATGTGGGCGATGTGCTGGTGGCTGGATCGGTCTTTGGTAAAGTGCGGGCAATGGTGGACGATCAGAGCCAGCGCGTGAAGGAAGCCGGTCCCTCCTTTGCTGTCGAGGTTCTGGGTCTGGCCGATGTGCCTGCTGCTGGGGATGAGTTTGCCGTCTTTGAAGACGAGAAAGAAGCCCGCTCCGTATCCTCGACCCGGACGGATGAGCAACGGCAATCCCGTCTGCTGGCCGCAATGTCTTCCCGCCGAGTCAGCCTGAATACCCTCTCTGCCCGTGCTCAGGAAGGGGAATTAAAGGAACTGAATCTGGTGCTGAAAGCAGACGTACAAGGGTCTGTGGAGGCGATTCTGGGTGCTTTCAAACAGTTACCCCAAAACGAAGTCCAGGTCCGCGTGCTGTATGCGGCTCCGGGCGAAATTACTGAAACCGACGTGGATTTGGCTGCGGCCAGTTCTGCGGTCATCATTGGCTTCAACACTACCCTGGCCCCTGGTGCTCGTCAGGCAGCCGATCGCCTGGGCGTGGATGTGCGCGACTACAACATCATCTACAAACTGCTGGATGATATTCAGGCGGCCATGGAAGGTCTGCTAGAACCGGAACTGGTCGAAGAACCCTTAGGTCAGGTAGAGGTGCGGGCCGTCTTCCCAGTCGGTCGGGGTCAGGTGGCTGGATGCTACATCCTTTCCGGCAAGGTAATTCGGAACTGCAAGATCCGGGTACGTCGCGGTGGCGAGGTGGTCTACGAAGGCAACCTGGATTCCTTGAAGCGGATGAAGGAAGATGCGCGGGAAGTGAATGCTGGATACGAGTGTGGTATCGGTATAGATGATTTCAACAGTTGGGAAATTGGCGATATCATCGAAGCCTACCGGATGATCTCGAAGCGGCGCACACTTTCAAAATAG
- a CDS encoding CHASE4 domain-containing protein, whose protein sequence is MKFTKALPLKKLTLREKTILTFCFILTGLTSVVYLASSTILLGSLQKAEEQSARQSLQGVLNILVKEQEAFTSRYSDWSAWDDTYRFIQDKNEAYIKSNLVAEQFTNLKVNLALFINSAGRVVYGTGFDLKTRQIKPLPAGILTNLKTSQLLLNDPMTKGPLTGILLLKEGPILITCQPILTSARQGPPRGVVVFGRYISVDTAKSLSKLTHFPIVIQPLNQKSLPADYQQARQALSPQNPILVYPLNKTTLVGYLLLTDVHHQPALILRSELPREIYQQGHRSQQYLMGAIVLLGLLFGGVSVLLLERFVLARLTHLSQGVNQIQAKRDLSLRLSVSGQDEIADLTQSINEMLETLEKAQWEVSDAFQQVTQTNQELSSVVEQLQDEILEREQIEAALRQSEEQLRNQTQHLEQTLSELQQAQMQLVQSEKMSSLGQLVAGVAHEINNPVNFIYGNLTYATEYVQQLLQLLEVYQQQYPHSTPALNAVLEQIDLEFVLADLPKTLASMRVGAERIRDIIKSLRIFSRLDEAEIKSVDIHEGIDSTLLILQSRLKARGSNPGIVVVKDYGQLPRVECYAGQLNQVFMNILTNAIDAIEEARNRQPIPKGQTSEPLASQIADCLSATITICTQAADGWITIRISDNGLGMPEEVRKHLFEPFFTTKPIGQGTGLGMSISHQIIVEKHQGRLECYSTLGKGTEFVITIPTKLNPEWVRVKPCPSPEP, encoded by the coding sequence ATGAAATTTACGAAAGCCCTGCCGCTGAAAAAGTTAACTCTACGAGAGAAGACAATTCTGACCTTCTGTTTTATCCTGACTGGTTTAACCAGTGTGGTGTACCTGGCTTCTTCAACAATTCTACTGGGCAGCTTACAGAAAGCAGAAGAGCAAAGCGCCCGTCAATCGCTGCAAGGTGTGCTCAACATCCTTGTCAAAGAACAGGAAGCCTTTACATCTCGCTATAGCGATTGGTCAGCTTGGGACGACACCTACAGGTTTATTCAGGACAAAAATGAGGCCTACATTAAATCCAATTTAGTTGCAGAGCAGTTTACGAACTTAAAGGTGAATCTGGCTCTATTTATCAACTCTGCTGGACGAGTTGTTTATGGCACCGGATTTGATCTCAAAACCAGGCAAATAAAGCCCTTACCCGCAGGCATACTGACCAATTTGAAAACCAGCCAATTGCTCTTAAACGACCCCATGACCAAAGGGCCTTTGACGGGTATTCTCCTGCTAAAGGAAGGTCCTATATTGATTACCTGCCAACCTATTCTGACTTCTGCACGGCAAGGGCCACCGCGAGGAGTGGTCGTCTTTGGCCGCTATATCAGTGTGGATACCGCTAAAAGCCTGTCCAAGCTGACTCACTTTCCAATTGTGATTCAGCCACTTAATCAGAAATCGCTACCTGCAGACTACCAGCAGGCTCGTCAGGCGCTGTCTCCCCAAAATCCCATTCTGGTTTACCCACTCAACAAAACCACGCTGGTGGGCTACCTGCTGCTCACGGATGTTCATCATCAACCTGCTCTGATTCTGCGATCTGAATTACCCAGAGAAATTTATCAGCAGGGGCACCGCAGTCAGCAGTATCTGATGGGTGCGATCGTCCTGCTCGGACTCCTATTTGGTGGAGTCAGCGTCCTCTTGCTAGAGCGGTTTGTTCTGGCCCGGTTAACCCACCTGAGTCAAGGTGTTAACCAGATTCAGGCGAAGCGTGACTTATCGCTGCGATTATCCGTATCAGGTCAGGATGAAATAGCAGATCTGACGCAGAGTATCAATGAGATGTTGGAGACTCTGGAAAAAGCCCAGTGGGAAGTGAGCGATGCTTTTCAACAAGTCACTCAAACCAATCAAGAATTATCCTCTGTAGTGGAACAGTTACAGGATGAAATTCTAGAGCGGGAACAGATAGAAGCCGCTTTACGGCAATCTGAGGAGCAGCTCAGGAATCAGACACAACACCTGGAACAAACATTAAGCGAACTGCAGCAAGCCCAAATGCAGTTGGTGCAAAGTGAGAAGATGTCGAGTTTAGGGCAACTGGTAGCGGGTGTAGCACATGAAATTAACAATCCAGTGAACTTTATCTACGGCAATCTGACCTACGCTACAGAGTATGTTCAGCAATTGCTGCAATTACTGGAAGTCTACCAACAACAGTATCCTCATTCTACTCCTGCGCTGAACGCGGTTCTGGAACAAATTGATCTGGAATTTGTACTTGCCGATTTACCCAAGACACTGGCTTCCATGAGGGTTGGCGCAGAGCGGATTCGAGACATTATTAAATCGTTGCGGATCTTCTCACGGTTGGATGAAGCAGAAATTAAATCGGTTGATATTCATGAAGGCATTGATAGCACCCTGTTAATTCTGCAAAGTCGTCTGAAAGCCAGAGGTAGTAATCCAGGCATTGTGGTTGTCAAGGATTACGGGCAACTCCCTCGAGTGGAATGCTACGCAGGGCAGCTTAATCAGGTGTTTATGAATATTTTGACGAATGCCATTGATGCGATCGAAGAAGCCAGAAATCGACAACCAATACCAAAAGGACAAACCAGTGAGCCATTAGCCTCTCAAATTGCTGATTGCCTGTCTGCAACCATTACGATTTGCACTCAGGCTGCAGACGGTTGGATTACCATTCGCATAAGCGACAACGGGTTAGGAATGCCAGAGGAGGTCAGAAAACATCTTTTTGAGCCGTTCTTCACCACTAAACCTATTGGTCAAGGAACAGGATTGGGGATGTCCATTAGCCACCAAATTATTGTTGAGAAACACCAGGGAAGGTTGGAATGTTATTCAACCCTGGGTAAAGGTACAGAATTTGTCATTACTATCCCGACCAAACTCAACCCTGAATGGGTAAGAGTTAAACCTTGTCCAAGCCCAGAACCGTAG